The Pseudomonas sp. G2-4 genome window below encodes:
- a CDS encoding DUF3261 domain-containing protein yields the protein MMRAVLLGCLLLLSACASHAPLPERTPTLELPLQLHIERQLAGQRQDWLLVIQREDAGIRWSMMDPLGIPVARQRLVDGQWQADGLLPPNAEARELFAALLFALTPETELSGNYPAARQQDEQRSLDARWQVRYERPQAFQLSLPQGPQYRITPLTENAP from the coding sequence ATGATGCGCGCGGTGCTTTTGGGCTGCCTGTTGCTGCTCAGTGCCTGCGCCAGCCACGCGCCGTTGCCCGAGCGCACGCCAACCCTGGAGCTGCCATTGCAGTTGCACATCGAGCGGCAACTGGCCGGTCAACGTCAGGATTGGCTGTTGGTAATCCAGCGCGAAGACGCCGGTATCCGCTGGTCGATGATGGACCCGCTGGGCATTCCCGTGGCCCGCCAACGCCTGGTCGACGGCCAGTGGCAGGCCGATGGACTGCTGCCGCCCAATGCCGAGGCCCGGGAGTTGTTCGCCGCGTTACTGTTCGCACTGACACCCGAAACCGAACTGTCCGGCAACTACCCGGCCGCCCGGCAACAGGATGAGCAGCGAAGCCTCGATGCCCGTTGGCAGGTGCGTTACGAGCGGCCGCAGGCTTTTCAACTGAGCCTGCCCCAAGGCCCGCAATACCGCATCACACCGTTGACCGAGAACGCGCCATGA
- a CDS encoding class I SAM-dependent methyltransferase, with product MSYLSDNYVEETRFGFWFLRSHTWQHHVLRVAINDLRSLFSAPLPANPVLLDAGCGQGKSFQYLRQVFAPQRLIGVDADPHSLDLSRDEAVRQGMTVELIGSDCATLAVPDASVDLLFCHQTFHHLVEQEQALAEFYRVLKPGGYLMFAESTEAYIDTWVIRWLFRHPMHVQKSAAQYLAMIHNQGFQFEDCNVSYPYLWWSRSKDFGLLERFGLRRAKPFGEREETLVNVVARKPVEGGAE from the coding sequence ATGAGCTACCTGAGCGACAACTACGTCGAAGAGACACGCTTCGGCTTCTGGTTCCTGCGCAGCCACACCTGGCAGCACCATGTGCTGCGGGTGGCAATCAATGACCTGCGCAGCCTGTTCAGCGCCCCGCTGCCAGCCAACCCGGTGCTGCTGGACGCCGGTTGCGGCCAGGGCAAGTCGTTCCAGTACCTGCGCCAGGTGTTCGCGCCGCAGCGCCTGATCGGAGTGGACGCCGATCCCCATAGCCTGGACCTGAGCCGGGATGAAGCCGTGCGTCAAGGCATGACCGTGGAATTGATCGGCAGCGACTGCGCGACGTTGGCGGTGCCGGATGCCAGTGTCGACCTGTTGTTCTGCCACCAGACCTTCCACCACTTGGTCGAGCAGGAGCAAGCCCTCGCCGAGTTCTATCGCGTGCTCAAGCCCGGTGGATACCTGATGTTCGCCGAATCCACCGAGGCCTACATCGATACCTGGGTGATCCGCTGGCTGTTCCGTCATCCCATGCACGTGCAGAAAAGCGCCGCCCAGTACCTGGCAATGATCCACAACCAGGGGTTCCAGTTCGAGGACTGCAACGTGTCCTATCCGTATCTGTGGTGGAGCCGTTCCAAGGATTTCGGCTTGCTGGAACGCTTTGGCCTGCGTCGCGCCAAACCGTTCGGCGAGCGGGAGGAAACCTTGGTCAATGTGGTGGCCCGCAAGCCCGTCGAAGGAGGCGCCGAATGA
- a CDS encoding NAD(P)/FAD-dependent oxidoreductase, translated as MPVTETEYRQVVIIGAGPSGAIAAALLKRKGHDVLVIERQHFPRFSIGESLLSHCLDFVEEAGMLDAVNAAGFQRKNGAAFAWGERYSAFDFGDTFSDGKPTTFQVQRADFDKLLADQAALQGVEIRYGQAIASADFTLAKPQLGVQREDGSEYRVEADFVLDASGYGRVLPRLLDLEAPSNFPVRQAVFTHIEDRIDMPTFDREKILITTHPSKRDVWFWTIPFSGGRCSVGVVAAAEHFTGRTDDLDACLRGFIDETPSLAGVLKNAVWDTPARTIGGYSANVKTLHGPGFALLGNAAEFLDPVFSSGVTIAMRSASMAAGVLHRQLQGESVDWQSEFAEPLKRGVDTFRCYVEGWYAGTFQDVIFYTEGSDDIRRMISSILAGYAWDQRNPFVSEPKRRLRMLSEICASPAP; from the coding sequence ATGCCTGTCACTGAAACGGAATATCGCCAGGTCGTCATCATCGGCGCAGGCCCTTCCGGCGCCATCGCGGCCGCGCTGCTCAAACGCAAGGGCCACGATGTGCTGGTCATCGAACGCCAGCATTTCCCACGGTTCTCCATCGGCGAGAGCCTGTTGTCCCATTGCCTGGATTTCGTCGAAGAAGCCGGCATGCTCGACGCGGTGAATGCCGCCGGTTTCCAACGCAAGAATGGTGCCGCGTTCGCCTGGGGCGAGCGCTACAGTGCCTTCGATTTCGGCGATACCTTCAGCGACGGCAAGCCCACGACGTTCCAGGTGCAACGCGCCGACTTCGATAAATTGCTGGCCGACCAGGCCGCGTTGCAAGGGGTGGAGATCCGGTATGGCCAAGCCATCGCCAGCGCCGATTTCACCCTCGCCAAACCACAACTGGGCGTGCAGCGCGAAGACGGCAGCGAGTACCGGGTCGAGGCCGATTTCGTCCTCGATGCCAGCGGTTACGGGCGGGTCTTGCCGCGTTTGCTGGACCTTGAGGCACCGTCGAATTTCCCGGTGCGCCAAGCGGTATTCACCCACATCGAAGATCGCATCGACATGCCGACATTCGATCGGGAAAAAATCCTGATCACCACGCATCCGAGCAAACGCGATGTGTGGTTCTGGACCATTCCGTTCAGCGGCGGGCGCTGTTCGGTGGGCGTGGTCGCGGCAGCGGAACATTTCACAGGCCGTACCGACGACCTCGACGCTTGCCTGCGCGGTTTCATCGACGAAACCCCAAGCCTGGCCGGCGTGTTGAAGAATGCCGTGTGGGACACCCCGGCGCGGACCATCGGCGGCTACTCGGCCAATGTCAAAACCCTGCACGGCCCGGGCTTCGCCCTGCTGGGCAACGCCGCGGAATTCCTCGACCCGGTGTTCTCTTCGGGCGTGACCATTGCCATGCGCTCGGCGAGCATGGCCGCTGGCGTGCTGCATCGTCAGTTGCAAGGTGAAAGCGTGGATTGGCAAAGCGAATTCGCCGAGCCACTCAAGCGCGGCGTCGATACCTTCCGCTGCTACGTCGAGGGCTGGTACGCCGGGACCTTCCAGGACGTAATCTTCTACACCGAAGGCTCGGACGACATCCGTCGCATGATCAGTTCGATCCTGGCCGGCTACGCCTGGGATCAGCGCAACCCGTTCGTCAGCGAACCCAAGCGGCGCCTGCGCATGCTCTCGGAAATCTGTGCGAGCCCCGCGCCATGA
- a CDS encoding outer membrane lipoprotein carrier protein LolA: MKRLSAWLLLCCLSPLAQAFDLQQLSAQLARPDVIHGQFIQEKHLRALPQPLTSKGRFVLAKNHGLLWLLQTPLQQDYRITPQGIARRDGNTWQMLPNKSAGAEQNRLFLAVLQGDSSGLQRDFELSLSGEPQQWKLTLTPRSVLLKQIFNQINIDGGELVQRIELLETQGDSTVLRMQDATGAQPLSEAEQHDFAE, translated from the coding sequence ATGAAGCGCCTGTCTGCCTGGTTGCTGCTGTGCTGCCTGTCGCCCCTGGCCCAGGCGTTCGATTTGCAACAGTTGAGTGCGCAACTGGCCCGCCCAGACGTGATCCATGGGCAGTTCATCCAGGAAAAACACCTGCGCGCCCTGCCCCAGCCCCTCACCAGCAAGGGCCGCTTTGTCCTGGCGAAAAACCACGGTCTGCTGTGGCTGCTGCAAACCCCACTGCAACAGGACTACCGCATCACCCCTCAAGGCATCGCCCGGCGGGATGGCAACACCTGGCAAATGCTGCCGAACAAGAGCGCCGGTGCCGAGCAGAACCGCCTGTTCCTGGCGGTTCTGCAGGGCGACAGCAGTGGCCTGCAACGGGATTTCGAGCTGAGCCTGTCGGGCGAACCGCAACAATGGAAGCTCACCCTGACTCCGCGCTCGGTGCTGCTCAAACAGATCTTCAACCAGATCAACATCGACGGCGGCGAACTGGTGCAACGCATCGAACTGCTGGAAACCCAGGGCGACAGCACCGTGCTGCGCATGCAGGACGCTACCGGCGCGCAACCCTTGAGCGAAGCGGAGCAACATGATTTTGCCGAGTGA
- a CDS encoding acyl-CoA thioesterase: MRSKGILHADAQIVVPFFDVDSMNVVWHGHYVKYLEVARCALLDLIGHNYNDMLESGHAWPVIDLQLRYVRSAVFGQNLTVRASLVEWENRLKINYLISDAATGERLTRASSVQVAVDMASREMLLASPRVFVDAVERMLP, translated from the coding sequence ATGCGCAGTAAGGGAATCCTGCACGCCGACGCACAGATCGTGGTGCCGTTTTTCGACGTCGATTCGATGAACGTGGTCTGGCACGGCCACTACGTCAAATACCTGGAAGTGGCCCGCTGCGCCCTGCTCGACCTGATCGGCCACAACTACAACGACATGCTCGAATCCGGCCATGCGTGGCCGGTCATCGACCTGCAACTGCGCTACGTGCGCAGCGCCGTGTTCGGCCAGAACCTGACCGTGCGCGCCAGCCTGGTGGAATGGGAAAACCGACTGAAGATCAACTACCTGATCAGCGACGCAGCAACCGGCGAACGCCTGACCCGCGCCAGCTCCGTGCAAGTGGCCGTGGACATGGCCAGCCGTGAAATGCTCCTGGCCTCGCCCCGGGTGTTTGTCGACGCCGTCGAAAGGATGCTGCCATGA
- a CDS encoding aromatic amino acid ammonia-lyase: MTMPTLEPVTFGERPLRIEDVLALANRQAPTQLQDDPAFRQRIAKGAQFLDSLLDKEGVIYGVTTGYGDSCVVAVPLHHVEALPRHLYTFHGCGLGKLLDAQATRAVLAARLQSLCHGVSGVRVELLERLQAFLEHDILPLIPEEGSVGASGDLTPLSYVAATLSGEREVMFRGERRLAADVHRELGWTPLVLRPKEALALMNGTAVMTGLACLAFARADYLLQLATRITALNVVALQGNPEHFDERLFAAKPHPGQMQVAAWLRKDLAIDAPTAPLHRLQDRYSLRCAPHVLGVLADSLNWLRSFIEIELNSANDNPIIDAEAERVLHGGHFYGGHIAFAMDSLKNLVANVADLLDRQLALLVDERYNHGLPSNLSGASAERAMLNHGFKAVQIGTSAWTAEALKNTMPASVFSRSTECHNQDKVSMGTIAARDAIRVLELTEQVAAATLLAANQGVWLRSRAEDARPLPPALAAMHAQLAEDFPPVIEDRALEGELRLCLQRIAEQHWRLHAQ, encoded by the coding sequence ATGACGATGCCCACTCTTGAGCCGGTAACCTTCGGCGAACGCCCCTTGCGCATCGAAGATGTGTTGGCCCTGGCCAACCGTCAGGCGCCGACGCAGTTGCAGGATGACCCGGCGTTCCGCCAGCGCATCGCCAAGGGTGCGCAATTCCTCGATTCTTTGCTGGACAAGGAAGGCGTGATCTACGGTGTGACCACCGGCTATGGCGACTCCTGCGTGGTGGCCGTGCCGTTGCACCACGTCGAGGCCCTGCCGCGTCATTTGTATACGTTCCACGGCTGCGGCCTGGGCAAACTGTTGGACGCCCAGGCTACCCGTGCAGTGCTGGCGGCGCGTTTGCAGTCGCTGTGCCACGGCGTATCCGGGGTGCGGGTGGAACTGCTGGAACGCCTGCAGGCCTTTCTTGAACACGACATCCTGCCGCTGATCCCGGAAGAAGGCTCGGTGGGCGCCAGCGGTGACCTGACGCCGCTGTCCTACGTGGCGGCCACACTGTCCGGCGAACGGGAAGTGATGTTCCGAGGCGAGCGCCGCCTGGCCGCCGATGTGCACCGCGAGCTGGGCTGGACGCCGCTGGTGCTGCGGCCCAAGGAAGCCCTGGCCCTGATGAACGGCACCGCCGTGATGACCGGCCTGGCCTGCCTGGCCTTCGCTCGCGCCGACTACCTGCTGCAACTGGCGACCCGCATCACCGCGCTGAACGTCGTCGCGCTGCAAGGCAATCCGGAACACTTCGACGAGCGCCTGTTTGCCGCCAAGCCACATCCTGGCCAGATGCAGGTCGCCGCGTGGCTGCGCAAGGACCTGGCCATCGACGCGCCGACCGCGCCGTTGCATCGCCTGCAGGATCGCTACTCACTGCGCTGCGCGCCCCACGTGCTCGGCGTATTGGCGGACAGCTTGAACTGGCTGCGCTCGTTCATCGAAATCGAACTCAATAGCGCCAACGACAACCCGATCATCGATGCCGAAGCCGAACGCGTGCTGCACGGCGGGCATTTCTACGGTGGACATATCGCCTTCGCCATGGACAGCCTGAAGAATCTGGTAGCCAACGTCGCCGACCTGCTGGATCGGCAACTCGCGCTGCTGGTGGACGAGCGTTACAACCATGGCCTGCCGAGCAACCTGTCCGGCGCCAGTGCCGAGCGAGCGATGCTCAACCATGGCTTCAAGGCCGTGCAGATCGGCACCAGCGCCTGGACCGCCGAAGCCCTGAAAAACACCATGCCGGCCAGCGTGTTCTCGCGCTCCACCGAATGCCACAACCAGGACAAGGTGAGCATGGGCACCATCGCCGCCCGGGATGCCATCCGCGTGCTGGAGCTGACCGAGCAAGTCGCCGCCGCGACGCTGCTGGCCGCCAACCAGGGCGTGTGGCTGCGCAGCCGGGCCGAAGACGCGCGACCACTGCCGCCGGCCCTGGCCGCCATGCACGCACAACTGGCCGAGGATTTCCCCCCTGTGATCGAAGACCGCGCCCTGGAAGGCGAACTGCGTCTGTGCCTGCAACGCATCGCCGAACAACACTGGAGGCTGCATGCGCAGTAA
- a CDS encoding glycosyl transferase — protein sequence MSLQTDKQHWADRQERGSFWLMKFTALAAKVLGRRLLSPLLYGIVLYFFVFGRSARHAAWQYQQRLADWSNRPELRPTHRRVFGQFMAFADSLLDKLDVWNGKLSIEQIEIVDPALLRNHLRDTRGQMLVGAHLGNLEMCRALAELGEKVTMNVLVHTKHAEQFNRLLGEAGATHLRLIQVSELDPVIMLQLSERLERGEWLAIAGDRVPLHGGRSVTVDFMGHPATFPQGPWLLAGLLKCPVNLLMCLKHEGRYRVTLEPFADAVVWKRNDREQAIALWTGRYAERLAHYCLQGPQQWFNFYPFWKTDDDAHS from the coding sequence ATGAGCCTTCAGACAGATAAACAACACTGGGCCGACCGTCAGGAGCGTGGCAGTTTCTGGCTGATGAAGTTCACGGCGCTCGCCGCCAAGGTGCTGGGCCGACGTTTACTGAGCCCGCTGCTGTACGGCATCGTCCTGTATTTCTTCGTTTTCGGTCGCAGCGCCCGACACGCAGCCTGGCAGTACCAGCAGCGCCTGGCCGACTGGAGCAACCGCCCCGAGCTGCGTCCGACCCACCGGCGGGTGTTTGGGCAGTTCATGGCCTTTGCCGACTCCCTGCTGGACAAGCTCGACGTCTGGAACGGCAAGCTGAGCATCGAGCAGATCGAAATCGTCGACCCGGCGCTGCTGCGTAATCATTTGCGTGATACCCGTGGGCAGATGCTGGTGGGCGCGCACCTGGGCAACCTGGAAATGTGCCGGGCACTGGCCGAGCTGGGCGAGAAAGTGACCATGAACGTGCTGGTGCACACCAAGCACGCCGAGCAGTTCAATCGCTTGCTGGGCGAAGCCGGCGCCACGCATCTGCGGCTGATCCAGGTCAGCGAGCTGGACCCGGTGATCATGCTGCAACTGAGCGAGCGCCTGGAACGCGGCGAGTGGCTGGCGATCGCCGGCGACCGCGTGCCGCTGCACGGCGGACGTAGCGTGACCGTGGACTTCATGGGCCACCCGGCCACATTCCCCCAAGGACCCTGGCTGCTGGCCGGCCTGTTGAAATGCCCGGTCAACCTGCTGATGTGCCTCAAGCACGAGGGACGCTATCGAGTCACCCTCGAACCCTTCGCCGATGCCGTGGTGTGGAAGCGCAACGACCGCGAGCAAGCGATTGCCCTCTGGACCGGTCGCTACGCCGAGCGCCTGGCGCATTACTGCCTCCAGGGCCCACAACAATGGTTCAACTTTTACCCTTTCTGGAAGACCGATGACGATGCCCACTCTTGA
- a CDS encoding glycosyltransferase family 2 protein, whose protein sequence is MHNPCAVIPVYNHETAISAVVQVLLANGLPCVLVDDASSPACAAVLERLAEGEGVHLVRLAVNQGKGGAVMTGLREAARLGFSHALQVDADGQHDLGDVQTFIEQSRAHPDSVICGYPHYDASVPKGRLYARYLTHVMVWINSLSLQIRDSMCGFRVYPLPPTLALIDSANIGKRMDFDSDILVRLAWRNQPMRWLHTRVHYPQDGVSHFRLFHDNVLISSMHTRLFFGMLVRSPLILWRRWRA, encoded by the coding sequence ATGCATAACCCCTGCGCCGTCATCCCGGTCTACAACCACGAAACTGCCATTTCGGCCGTGGTCCAGGTGCTGCTCGCCAACGGCCTGCCCTGTGTTCTAGTGGATGACGCCAGCAGCCCCGCCTGCGCGGCCGTGCTGGAGCGGCTGGCCGAGGGCGAGGGAGTTCATCTGGTCAGGCTGGCGGTCAACCAGGGCAAGGGCGGCGCGGTGATGACCGGCTTGCGGGAAGCCGCGCGCCTGGGCTTCAGCCACGCCTTGCAAGTGGATGCCGACGGCCAGCACGACCTTGGCGACGTGCAAACCTTCATCGAACAATCCCGTGCCCACCCGGACTCGGTGATCTGTGGCTATCCGCACTACGACGCCAGCGTGCCGAAAGGCCGCCTCTACGCGCGCTACCTGACGCACGTCATGGTCTGGATCAACAGCCTGTCCCTGCAGATCCGCGATTCCATGTGCGGCTTTCGGGTCTACCCCTTGCCACCGACCCTGGCGCTGATCGATTCGGCCAACATCGGCAAGCGCATGGATTTCGACTCAGACATCCTCGTGCGCCTGGCCTGGCGTAATCAGCCGATGCGCTGGCTGCACACCCGGGTTCATTACCCCCAGGACGGGGTCTCACACTTTCGCCTGTTCCACGACAACGTGCTGATCTCCAGCATGCACACCCGGCTGTTCTTCGGCATGCTGGTGCGCTCTCCCTTGATACTCTGGCGACGGTGGCGGGCATGA